In the Topomyia yanbarensis strain Yona2022 chromosome 3, ASM3024719v1, whole genome shotgun sequence genome, one interval contains:
- the LOC131689861 gene encoding uncharacterized protein LOC131689861, producing MSYNRLHRVFLYSFAICLFVTFVTIAAKLFPIANLPTSTNIIIIGTCLANLISVAALIVGILLRRPVLVKAVKIFSYVQLGAIFILICLALFLLYVVRVDVQHYDEKVVQQEL from the exons ATGTCTTACAACCGGCTTCATCGGGTATTTCTGTATAGTTTTGCTATTTGTCTATTCGTGACGTTTGTGACGATTGCCGCAAAATTGTTTCCAATCGCTAACCTGCCCACAA GTacaaacattattattattggCACATGCTTGGCTAATCTGATTTCCGTGGCGGCGCTGATAGTTGGAATATTGTTG AGACGACCCGTTCTGGtgaaagctgttaaaatattcagcTACGTGCAGCTGGGAGCTATTTTCATCCTGATCTGTCTGGCTCTGTTTCTACTGTACGTAGTCCGAGTGGACGTTCAGCATTACGACGAGAAGGTGGTACAGCAGGAGCTGTGA